One genomic region from candidate division KSB1 bacterium encodes:
- a CDS encoding response regulator, with protein MDYLHQKGQYRNAPRPGLILLDLNMPRKDGREALKEIKSDPALRQIPIVVLTTSQAEEDIFRSYDLGANSFISKPVTFNGLVEAIKDLGKYWFAVVDLPPGKG; from the coding sequence ATGGACTATCTGCATCAGAAAGGGCAATATCGCAATGCGCCACGCCCCGGCCTGATCCTTCTCGATCTGAACATGCCGAGAAAAGATGGTCGTGAAGCGCTCAAGGAGATTAAGTCCGATCCGGCGCTGCGGCAAATTCCGATCGTGGTGCTCACGACTTCCCAGGCAGAAGAAGACATCTTTCGTTCATACGACCTGGGGGCAAATTCATTTATCAGCAAGCCAGTAACCTTTAATGGATTGGTAGAGGCAATTAAAGACCTGGGTAAATATTGGTTTGCGGTGGTTGATTTGCCACCGGGAAAAGGGTGA
- a CDS encoding response regulator, whose protein sequence is MECKPINVLLIEDDEEVYHITRNILSKIKKPAVELDWVAEYGDARQAMSEQRHKVYFLDYRLGEHNGLDLLHEALEHGCRSPIIMLTGAGDHHIDVEAMKAGAADYLVKGRIDATIMERSLRYALERKQAEKALYAEKERLGVTLRSIGEGVITTDKNGHIELMNTEAEKLTGWSLTEAVGKPLTRVFNILNESTREPCQNPVEQVLTSNRTVKLENHTILLSKDGHERHIADTSAPIHDKDNQIIGVVVAFRDVTESQKVERELQKASRIESLGILAGGIAHDFNNLLTVILGNAQLAKMRQGCEGEVLENLARIEMASYRAKDLTKKFLTFAKGAKPIKKSAAISDLIFEAAQFALSGANSRCENNLQTDLWPVEIDQGLIGQALNNLFINANQAMPKGGVISVEAQNTVIKQNESLPLNPGKYVKITIQDHGEGIPPENLDKIFDPYFTTKTEGSGLGLATTYSIILNHDGYIQAESEVGVGTTFYIYLPASEKKVRSRNQREEKIIPGKGRILVMDDEKSITDIATKLLSKLGYEVTTAADGVEAINLVKKANKFKRPFDAVILDLTVPGGMGGAETIQKIHEIAPQVKAIVSSGYSNDPVMSEYKQHGFTAVIPKPYELSQLTKILQKVILTHLTKAFKN, encoded by the coding sequence ATGGAATGCAAGCCAATCAATGTTCTCTTAATTGAAGATGATGAAGAGGTCTACCATATCACTCGCAACATACTCTCTAAAATCAAAAAACCGGCAGTTGAACTGGACTGGGTGGCGGAATATGGAGACGCACGGCAGGCGATGAGCGAGCAACGGCACAAGGTCTATTTCCTCGATTACCGCCTTGGTGAACATAACGGTCTGGACCTTTTGCACGAAGCGCTTGAACATGGCTGCAGATCACCAATTATTATGTTAACCGGTGCAGGTGATCATCATATTGACGTTGAGGCGATGAAAGCAGGTGCAGCAGATTATTTAGTGAAGGGCCGGATTGACGCAACTATTATGGAGCGTTCGCTCCGCTATGCACTCGAGCGCAAGCAAGCCGAAAAAGCTCTTTACGCTGAAAAAGAACGCCTGGGAGTCACTTTGCGGAGCATCGGCGAGGGTGTGATTACAACAGACAAGAATGGTCACATCGAATTGATGAATACAGAAGCTGAAAAACTAACCGGCTGGAGTTTAACAGAAGCAGTCGGCAAACCCCTGACCCGGGTCTTCAATATATTAAATGAGAGCACGCGCGAACCGTGCCAGAATCCGGTAGAGCAAGTACTAACATCAAATCGCACTGTCAAGCTGGAAAATCATACTATCCTTTTATCCAAAGATGGCCACGAGCGTCACATAGCTGATACCAGCGCACCCATTCATGACAAAGACAATCAAATCATCGGGGTGGTTGTGGCTTTTCGTGATGTTACCGAATCACAGAAAGTAGAAAGAGAGCTACAAAAAGCCAGTAGAATTGAATCCCTCGGCATTCTGGCAGGCGGTATCGCCCACGATTTCAATAACCTTCTAACCGTTATTTTGGGAAATGCTCAACTTGCAAAGATGAGGCAGGGTTGTGAAGGTGAAGTTTTGGAAAATTTGGCAAGAATCGAAATGGCCTCCTATCGTGCGAAAGACCTTACGAAAAAGTTTCTCACCTTTGCAAAAGGCGCGAAACCTATTAAGAAATCTGCAGCTATCTCCGACCTGATTTTTGAAGCGGCTCAGTTTGCCCTAAGTGGCGCCAACAGCCGCTGCGAAAACAATCTTCAAACCGATCTCTGGCCAGTTGAAATTGATCAAGGGCTGATCGGCCAGGCTCTGAACAATTTATTCATCAACGCCAATCAGGCCATGCCCAAGGGTGGAGTCATTAGCGTAGAAGCTCAAAACACAGTCATAAAACAAAATGAAAGCCTCCCTCTCAACCCCGGCAAATATGTGAAGATAACGATTCAAGACCATGGCGAGGGCATCCCGCCGGAAAACCTCGACAAAATCTTCGATCCCTATTTTACCACTAAAACTGAAGGCAGTGGACTTGGATTGGCGACTACCTACTCGATTATCCTAAATCATGACGGTTACATACAGGCTGAATCAGAGGTAGGAGTCGGAACAACATTTTACATCTATCTTCCGGCTTCAGAAAAAAAAGTTCGCTCTCGAAACCAACGAGAAGAAAAGATTATTCCGGGCAAGGGCAGGATTCTGGTGATGGATGATGAGAAATCAATCACGGATATCGCGACAAAACTCCTAAGTAAATTGGGATATGAAGTGACCACTGCTGCCGATGGTGTTGAGGCAATCAACTTAGTCAAAAAAGCTAACAAGTTTAAACGTCCCTTTGATGCGGTTATTTTGGACTTAACTGTTCCCGGTGGAATGGGAGGTGCGGAAACGATTCAAAAAATTCATGAAATCGCACCTCAAGTTAAAGCGATTGTTTCAAGTGGATATTCCAACGATCCAGTCATGTCAGAGTATAAACAGCATGGATTTACCGCAGTTATTCCCAAGCCTTATGAACTTAGTCAGCTGACTAAAATACTACAAAAAGTAATACTAACGCATTTAACTAAAGCCTTCAAGAACTAA